From the Alloalcanivorax dieselolei B5 genome, one window contains:
- a CDS encoding cytochrome C assembly family protein: MEPMTPALAFGLPATALYVLASILVYRQFRGQASPSKAAILIPGGLAVIAHALTLYAQLITPQGLLLGLFPVASAVALVGAALVVLSSLLRPFQWVSALVFPFAAATIPAALWLHTGYVAHPLEHGIGMHVLLSIVAYAVLALSACQAVLLWVQHRQLKDGHIRGVMRLFPPIQMMESMLFDALWLGECLLTLAILFGFLYVDDLFAQHLVHKTVLTLVSWVIFAVLLFGRHLRGWRGLTAVRFTLAGFAVLLVAFFGTQLVLEVILRR; the protein is encoded by the coding sequence ATGGAACCTATGACTCCTGCCCTGGCCTTCGGCTTGCCCGCCACCGCCCTGTACGTGTTGGCGTCCATACTGGTGTACCGCCAGTTCCGGGGGCAAGCCTCGCCTTCAAAAGCGGCCATTCTGATCCCCGGCGGTCTGGCGGTGATCGCCCATGCGCTGACGCTGTACGCCCAGTTGATCACGCCGCAGGGGCTGCTGCTGGGCCTGTTTCCCGTGGCCTCGGCGGTGGCGCTGGTGGGCGCCGCCCTGGTGGTGCTGTCCAGCTTGCTCAGGCCGTTTCAGTGGGTCAGTGCCCTGGTGTTTCCGTTCGCCGCCGCCACCATCCCGGCGGCGCTGTGGCTGCATACCGGCTATGTGGCCCATCCGCTGGAACATGGCATCGGCATGCATGTGCTGCTGTCCATCGTTGCTTACGCGGTGCTGGCGCTGTCCGCCTGCCAGGCGGTGTTGCTGTGGGTCCAGCACCGCCAGCTCAAGGACGGCCACATCCGCGGTGTGATGCGGCTGTTCCCGCCGATCCAGATGATGGAATCGATGCTGTTCGACGCCCTGTGGCTGGGCGAATGCCTGCTGACCCTGGCGATCCTGTTCGGCTTCCTCTACGTGGATGACCTGTTCGCCCAGCACCTGGTCCATAAAACCGTGCTGACCCTGGTGTCCTGGGTAATTTTCGCGGTGCTGCTGTTCGGCCGCCATCTGCGCGGCTGGCGTGGCCTGACCGCGGTGCGCTTCACCCTGGCCGGCTTCGCCGTGCTGCTGGTGGCCTTCTTCGGCACGCAACTGGTGCTGGAAGTGATCCTGCGGCGCTGA
- the rpsP gene encoding 30S ribosomal protein S16: MLVIRLARGGSKKRPFYQIIATDSRNARDGRFIERLGYFNPIARGGEIRLKVDLEAVDQWVQKGAQLSDRVKTLVKEARKSESA; encoded by the coding sequence ATGCTGGTTATTCGTCTCGCCCGTGGTGGCTCCAAGAAACGCCCTTTCTACCAAATCATTGCCACCGACAGCCGTAACGCCCGTGACGGCCGCTTCATCGAACGTCTGGGTTACTTCAACCCGATCGCCCGTGGCGGTGAAATCCGTCTGAAAGTGGACCTGGAAGCCGTGGACCAGTGGGTTCAGAAAGGCGCCCAGCTGTCCGACCGGGTCAAAACCCTGGTCAAGGAAGCGCGCAAGAGCGAGAGCGCTTGA
- the ffh gene encoding signal recognition particle protein, giving the protein MFENLTERLGQSLKGLAGQGQLNEDNIRDTLREVRKALLEADVALPVVKEFVEQVKEKALGQEVLQSLNPGQAFVKIVNDELVHTMGDANDALNLATKPPAIILMAGLQGAGKTTSVAKLARFLQEREKKKVMVVSADVYRPAAIEQLKTLAGEVETHFFPSTGDQDPVDIANAALAEARRRYMDVLIVDTAGRLHVDDAMMAEIKRLHAAIEPAETLFVVDAMTGQDAANTAQAFNQALPLTGVILTKADGDSRGGAALSVRHLTGKPIKFIGMGEKTDALEPFHPDRIASRILGMGDVLSLVEEAERKLDKKKAEKIAKKFKKGRAMDFEDLKDQFQQMRNMGGMAGLLDKLPGMGNMMQAAQDPAALKNMKHMEALIDSMTPKERRNPDLIKGSRKKRIAAGAGLEIQDLNRLMKQQKMMAKMMKKMRTKGGMKNMMRGMEGMMGGQGGPGGGMPPGGMGGGGGGLPPM; this is encoded by the coding sequence ATGTTCGAGAATCTCACCGAGCGCCTGGGCCAGTCGCTGAAGGGCCTGGCCGGCCAGGGACAGCTCAACGAGGACAATATTCGCGATACTTTGCGCGAGGTACGCAAGGCCCTGCTGGAAGCCGATGTGGCGCTGCCGGTGGTCAAGGAATTCGTCGAACAGGTCAAAGAGAAGGCCCTGGGGCAGGAAGTCCTGCAAAGCCTGAACCCCGGCCAGGCGTTCGTGAAGATCGTCAACGACGAACTGGTCCACACCATGGGCGACGCCAACGACGCCCTCAACCTGGCCACCAAGCCGCCGGCGATCATCCTCATGGCCGGCCTGCAGGGCGCCGGTAAAACCACCTCCGTGGCCAAGCTGGCGCGCTTTCTCCAGGAACGTGAGAAGAAGAAGGTGATGGTGGTGTCCGCCGACGTCTACCGTCCGGCGGCGATCGAGCAGTTGAAAACCCTGGCCGGGGAGGTGGAGACCCACTTCTTCCCGTCCACCGGGGATCAGGATCCGGTGGATATCGCCAACGCGGCTCTGGCCGAGGCCCGCCGCCGTTACATGGACGTGCTGATCGTCGATACCGCCGGTCGTCTGCACGTGGACGACGCCATGATGGCGGAGATCAAACGGCTGCACGCCGCCATCGAGCCGGCGGAAACGCTGTTCGTGGTGGACGCCATGACCGGTCAGGACGCCGCCAACACCGCCCAGGCGTTTAACCAAGCGCTGCCGCTGACCGGGGTGATTCTGACCAAGGCGGACGGTGACTCCCGCGGGGGCGCGGCGCTGTCCGTGCGTCATCTCACCGGCAAACCGATCAAATTCATCGGCATGGGTGAGAAAACCGATGCTCTGGAGCCGTTCCACCCGGACCGTATCGCCAGCCGGATTCTCGGTATGGGTGACGTGCTGTCCCTGGTGGAGGAAGCCGAACGCAAGCTGGACAAGAAGAAAGCCGAGAAGATCGCCAAGAAGTTCAAGAAAGGCCGGGCGATGGACTTCGAGGATCTCAAGGACCAGTTCCAGCAGATGCGCAACATGGGCGGCATGGCCGGCCTGCTGGACAAGCTGCCGGGCATGGGCAACATGATGCAGGCGGCCCAGGATCCGGCGGCGCTGAAGAACATGAAGCACATGGAGGCGCTGATCGACTCCATGACGCCCAAGGAGCGCCGCAACCCGGATCTGATCAAAGGGTCCCGCAAGAAGCGCATCGCCGCCGGCGCCGGGCTGGAGATTCAGGATCTCAATCGCCTGATGAAGCAGCAGAAGATGATGGCGAAGATGATGAAGAAGATGCGCACCAAGGGCGGCATGAAGAACATGATGCGCGGCATGGAAGGCATGATGGGCGGGCAGGGTGGCCCGGGCGGCGGCATGCCTCCCGGTGGTATGGGCGGTGGCGGCGGTGGTCTGCCGCCGATGTAA